A genomic window from Macaca mulatta isolate MMU2019108-1 chromosome 19, T2T-MMU8v2.0, whole genome shotgun sequence includes:
- the CAPS gene encoding calcyphosin isoform X2, whose product MDAVDATMEKLRAQCLSRGASGIQGLARFFRQLDRDGSRSLDADEFGRGLAKLGLVLDQAEAEGVCRRWDRDGSGTLDLEEFLRALRPPMSQAREAVIAAAFAKLDRSGDGVVTVDDLRGVYSGRAHPKVRSGEWTEDKVLRRFLDNFDSSEKDGQVTLAEFQDYYSGVSASMNTDEEFVAMMTSAWQL is encoded by the exons ATGGACGCTGTGGACGCCACCATGGAGAAACTCCGGGCGCAGTGCCTGTCCCGCGGGGCCTCGGGCATCCAGGGCCTGGCCAG GTTTTTCCGCCAACTAGACCGGGACGGGAGCAGATCCCTGGATGCTGACGAGTTCGGGCGGGGTCTGGCCAAACTCGGGCTGGTGCTGGACCAGGCGGAGGCAGAGGGTGTGTGCAGGAGGTGGGACCGCGACGGCAGCGGGACGCTGGATCTGGAGGAGTTCCTTCGGGCGCTGCGG CCCCCCATGTCCCAGGCCCGGGAGGCAGTCATCGCAGCTGCATTTGCCAAGCTGGACCGCAGTGGGGACGGCGTAGTGACAGTGGACGACCTCCGCGGGGTGTACAGTGGCCGTGCCCACCCCAAGGTGCGCAGTGGGGAGTGGACCGAGGACAAGGTGCTGCGCCGCTTCCTGGACAACTTCGACTCCTCTGAGAAGGACGGGCAG GTCACGCTGGCGGAATTCCAGGACTACTACAGCGGCGTGAGTGCCTCCATGAACACAGATGAGGAGTTCGTGGCCATGATGACCAGTGCCTGGCAGCTGTGA
- the CAPS gene encoding calcyphosin isoform X1, which yields MDAVDATMEKLRAQCLSRGASGIQGLARFFRQLDRDGSRSLDADEFGRGLAKLGLVLDQAEAEGVCRRWDRDGSGTLDLEEFLRALRPPMSQAREAVIAAAFAKLDRSGDGVVTVDDLRGVYSGRAHPKVTLAEFQDYYSGVSASMNTDEEFVAMMTSAWQL from the exons ATGGACGCTGTGGACGCCACCATGGAGAAACTCCGGGCGCAGTGCCTGTCCCGCGGGGCCTCGGGCATCCAGGGCCTGGCCAG GTTTTTCCGCCAACTAGACCGGGACGGGAGCAGATCCCTGGATGCTGACGAGTTCGGGCGGGGTCTGGCCAAACTCGGGCTGGTGCTGGACCAGGCGGAGGCAGAGGGTGTGTGCAGGAGGTGGGACCGCGACGGCAGCGGGACGCTGGATCTGGAGGAGTTCCTTCGGGCGCTGCGG CCCCCCATGTCCCAGGCCCGGGAGGCAGTCATCGCAGCTGCATTTGCCAAGCTGGACCGCAGTGGGGACGGCGTAGTGACAGTGGACGACCTCCGCGGGGTGTACAGTGGCCGTGCCCACCCCAAG GTCACGCTGGCGGAATTCCAGGACTACTACAGCGGCGTGAGTGCCTCCATGAACACAGATGAGGAGTTCGTGGCCATGATGACCAGTGCCTGGCAGCTGTGA